gaaagacaattttttttacattatataaatcgattttaaaaactatcgtccgattaatcggttatcaaccTTTCCCACCATCTAGTTATCGATATTGGCAAAGTCGATCTTTAGTAATGAAATGCAAAAATCGGAAAAATCTTCAAATATTTACAAGCAGATCCACAAAATAATCACTTACTTAGTATGTAACTAAAGagtatgattattatttattttcttgcttTCGAAATCAAACGCACTACTGTAGGTCTCCTCTCGCGCCCTTTCTGTTTTTGCAGCGTAGGCCTACTTCCTGTAATGTAAGCGCGTCCCCGGTGCGCGTCCGCGAAAAATGCGCGTGCCTGAGGAAAGGAAGGGCTtaatttttggaataaaattagAGTTGCGGATTTCACGCTTTGAGCTCACTGAAGACACCGCACATTTCAGGATTACGTTTCACATTCCAGTTGTAATAGGATAGCGGCTGTATAAAGGGCGTTGTGCAAAGAAGACACTTTATTGACtttagttttttaataaattgtttacTAAAAGTTACATCTTTGGAAACATTTAAGCATGCGTCTGCAGAGTGTGTTTCGTGCGGTGATCATGGGGCCCCCGGGCTCAGGGAAGGGGACCGTGTCCAGTCGGATAGCACAGAGTTTTGGACTCAAGCATCTCTCCAGTGGGGACTTGCTGCGGGCGAAAATCGAGGCGAAGACAGGTAAGATCAGCACGACAACTTTTCTCATATTCAAATATTTAGCTATTGTCATGAACGACGGAATAACCGAATCGACTGAATCTTTTCCCGTTAATTGCGCACGTAGTTCAAACTAAACGCAGCTGTGCCGAATGGCTTCAAACTGTAGAAACTCGAGTTTGAGCGAATGGAGAAATTTTGAGTAGGATACAGAATTACAAGCTTCATATAATCAGAAACAATGCTAAACATGGCATGTGTCTCaaaccctagtgagctgtctaACTAGACAGCAGTATGGGCATCAACTAACTTGTAGGCCCGTGCCGAATCAGCTCGCGCATTTGATGCCCAAAATCATGTACAGCTACTATATGATGTGCTTGAATAGAGTACTGGCAGATATCAACATTTTAAGAGACTGCCTTTGTATATACACCACCAGTATTCCCCTTATGCACTCAATTTTGCTGAGGAAATACCTGAAAGAGTTAACAGCACAACATTTCTTCAAGTATTTTCAACGCCCACCTCCTAGTTGGAGCGCAGCACTTTCTTCTATTGTTGAGTGTTGTTGTAAACACTGTCTGCAGagcgttttgtgtgtgtgtgtgtgtgtgtgtccttaattCCACTTTAATCCAGGCTTTTTAGACGTGCACTATTACGACATTACTATAAGAGGATGCCATTCTCTGAGACTGCAAGCCCTGCATGCTAAACATGTCTCAAGAATGCAGATACTGTTAGAATTGGCTGCAAATCAAACATCCCATAATGAAGGCTTATTAATGCACtctttgacatttacatttacagttaatATCTTTTAAAACAGTAACAACAGACTTTTGTTATTTGAGAGCCAGAAAGAACAGAAtttgccaaaataaataaataagatgatAATGATGAACAAGCAGCACAAATCATGAAAATTAAACATCACAAATGGGGACAGTTGTTGTGATGTCCATGTCTCTGTTAGTAACTTGGCAcaatgttggtgcagctatcattatgagaacTCTCATaacgatttttatactgtacaaactatagattctatcccctaaccgtacccctaaacctaactctcacaaaaacgttctgcatttttactttttgttttttgtacatatgttttttaagtgatttgaattatgggggcactagaaatgtcctcataaaccacatttatagcattatacccttgtaattaccagtttgttaccTTAAAAaattcctcataaaccacttaaacctgcccacacacacagacacacacacacacacacacacacacacacaaaacctttCACTGTTGTCAGTTTTACTCAATCCTCCCATGTTTATATTACTCTACATGAATAAATtacaacattaatatttttggtttggttaactgaaactgggcagaaGATTTGTAGTTCCCTGGATGCTTTGCATGGGACATGATGCCttaaatgggggcctgggtagctcagcgagtactgatgctgaATACCACACCTGGAgacacgagtttgaatccagggtgtgctgagtgactccagccaggtctcttaagaaaccaaattggcccagttgctagggagggtagagtcacatggggtaacctccttgtggtcacgattaggttctcgctctcagtggggcgtgtggtaagttgtgggtGGATcacggagggtagcatgagcctccaaatgctgggagtctccgcagtgtcatgcacaacttGCCATGTGAAAGGGtacgcagattgactgtctcagaagctgaggcaactgagacttgtcctccaccacccagattgaggtgagtaaccacgctaccaaaaggacctactaagtagtgggaaaggGGGGTAAATAAATGTTAACGTGACAAACGTGTCTTTgcgcaatataaataatatgggGAGAAATGTGagagtttaatgttttgtttagggctgtcgatttaacgcgttatttcagtgcgattcattttacaaaaaataatgcgttaaaaaaaatgtaacgcaATTAaccgcatgcccacggaccataataaggaagattcctgagaaatgcaagcttgtagtaccacctgtttactccagagggcagtaagtgacattTCAGCTGTGGGAACAACGCACAGTagatacagtgaagaaaacacttcagtaggcactGAAGTTTGCTAAAATGTCCTGTCACTAACTTGCATATTactaaaagtgttttattttttagttattaTGACATGTAAACTGTATTGTATGGAAtgtattttgttgggtttacttgATTCAGTTAGATTCCACTTGAAGTATTTCAGTTGAAATGACATGgtcattttaatttaagaaaactcatttcaagcATGTGtaaccactgtccatgattgaatTAAGTTCAGTCAAAGAGTTATTTTTTGAGTGCACATTTGGAAGATTCCTAACAACTATAGTAAAATCTTAATCTTAAAGTAGGAGCCCAAACTGCATTTGGTATGTTTAAATTTCATTTAAAGCATTGACAGCAGTGTCCTGCAATGTGGCATTATACTTCTCCTAAAACTATTTTTTCTATTAATTATGCATGCTGTTTTTATGACCTAACATTAGTTTAGAGACTTTGTAgagtatttgtacttttttaaaatgtaagtcaCACTGCAGGAATATTTAAATGAACTGTAAAAATGGCTAAAAAGGTAGAAATGATACAAAAAGAAGCTTAAAAGGAATGGGGACCAGTCGCAGTATCTAAACATGCACTTTTCATTTAACATTCTTATAAATTGTAACCTAAAACcttcaaataaatgttatttgtcaCCTACTCACTTACCTAtaggaatatatattattatatattatatgcatAAAATATTAGCACTAAACCGAATTGTCACAGTGTGTCATAGAATTACTATTTATTAAGTTCATTGTGTTGTTGGGCCACTTGAATTTGATATCTCTTACCATAAGCAAATTTTAGAGGTGATTAGACATTATTTCTGTTTGTATTCAGGTCTCTATGTTCATACCCATATATCTATAAATACTACAACTCAGCAACAACTGCAATAGGTAAACGGTAAAAGTCATAACTAAAGGTTTAGCCAAGGTGATGTCAAAACATCTGCAACCCAAGACAAAAAATCCCTTACCATGGTCATCATGCTAAAAGTACCTGTTCACTTCTGACATGATTTTACAGtccttaaaattattatttttttaaatggcagaaGCAAAATCACACAAGTATGTAAATTAGTATTTGAAAATGACAATCAACAcatataatatgtaaaaaaaatcagtgGTATAATTTGGAACCATAATGGAATgacataattattaaaaatgcaaacttttatataaaaagtGAAAGGTTGATCTCTTCCATCTGCCTGCACAGATTTGGGCCTGCTGATGAAGTCATGCATTGATCAGGGTCAGCTGGTTCCTGATGATGTCATCTCTCGTCTCATCCTGTCCAGTCTGAGCAGTATTGGGCAAAGCAGCTGGCTTCTAGATGGTAAACCTCACCCCCACACACCACGGCAAAAATGCTGTGTATAAACTCGGTCATGTGTGTGGTACAAGGGCAGagtaaacttctttttttttttgcctaaagggggtcatgccttttttattattttaatattttccttgaggttcacttataatataagTAACAATTTCTGCACAAAAAAAGTCATATATTTAGTAAAATATGTTCATATTCCACTAGGGTTGCCCCCTGTCCCATAAAATACGggatcgtcccgtatttaaagataaaattatgcgTCCCGTATCGAAACAATACGGGACAtgatttgtcctgtatttaagctAGTCATATGGCGTCACGGTAAAATCATTCCAGATCGCTAATTTAACATCAATATAAGTTAGAAAATTTCCCTAAGGTGGGTAAGGGACTGTCTAAAATGTCCACATATTGTGCTAAAATGTTCCTGGCAGGTTTCCCCCGTACTGTGTCTCAGGCTGAGGCGCTGGACAGCGTGTGTGATGTGGACACTGTTATCAACCTGAACGTGCCTTTCCATACCATCAGAGAGCGTCTAACGTCACGCTGGGTGCATCTTCCCAGCGGCAGGGTCTATAATATAGACTTCAACCCGCCAAAGAAGCCAGTGAGTCCTCTGACCTGTTTTAACACATTCACAAGCATGAGGTAATGATAAAAGATCAAAGACTTTCAGCTATTTACGATCCTATTTGAGATTGCTTGATACAACTGTTgatcattaaaaaagaaaaaagaaaaaaggaagttGACTGTGATGGTCAACACACttagagggatagttcatccaaaaatgtaaattctctcatcatttactcaccctcatgcttttttattcctgctgaacacaaacaaagattttaaaagaatatttcagatctgtaggtccataaaatgcaagtgaatggccagaactttgaagctccaaaaccacataaaggcagcataaaagaaatccatatgactccagtggttaaatccatgtcttctgaagctaaatgataggtgtggatgagaaacctCTTACAATTTAAAttgacacatttgtgtgtgaattatccctttaaaagtgaGTTTGAACAacacatcaaaattaaatcaaaacattatattttatgcttaaaacatgtgaaaaaagatCTGTTATAGACAATATAATCtcaatacattctctgaaaagatGTAGGATCTCATTTGGTAAAATGAGATACTTATTAAGATACTTATTAAGAACAGGATTCTTTGCAgcgtaaatgttcataaaatccaTAATACTATAAATAATAAGATGTGTAATTTGAGAATAAGATCTTCTATGAAACGTGCCACTGGTGCAAATCTTTTAAAGAGTCCAAAGAGTTCTTGAGATAAAGTAGGTCATGGGTCTTTCTGAACTTTGTCCCAATCACAGTCTTCCAGATTAGGAAGAGTGATAAGAATACTTATGTTTACCAAAGAATTCACTGAGGGAACTTTGTTCTTATTCGTGCAGTAAAACATGAGCATGCACAGCTAGTCACGGCGTTCCCGTccacttatttcattaatttatttttggattttctccccttttctccccaaattggaatgcccgattcccaatgcgctctaaatccgtgttggcgtagtgactcgtctcagtCCGGGTGacaagacgaatctcagttgcctccgcatctgagaccgtcaatccaggggggcttctacgacttggttcatagtaaagtacatcCAATAACTGGAATCAAGTagtcgcgcatattttcagaacttaccaggtccaacttcctcgctcactttcctccaagcagtGTCTTTTCTCGTCCGGTCTCATGTATGACGTTTTGTCAAACAaatccgggtgcccacacaccgctacaacaattgtttcatccatttttccagatttcgtACGTCAGTTacatccagacaatctcaatgctgatacgCTTTCGTGACATGCAAATTtctcgctcgagttgaaaaatttAAACCTGCCGCGAAATcacgtctattcgcatctttgcattgactttgtacgTAATCGCGTCACGCGAAACGCTCTCTtcacattgtatgtgaacgcaccacaAGGCAATACATTTTCACATGCACAAGCTTGTTTGTAtatgatcaaattgtgtggtagctcagCTGATAGATCGTTGCACTTGCGATGTAAAGGATCGAGGTACGAGTCCTGAATAGCACGTAAGTCGACACTTGAGAGAAAGGGT
The sequence above is drawn from the Xyrauchen texanus isolate HMW12.3.18 chromosome 43, RBS_HiC_50CHRs, whole genome shotgun sequence genome and encodes:
- the LOC127635429 gene encoding GTP:AMP phosphotransferase AK3, mitochondrial-like; its protein translation is MRLQSVFRAVIMGPPGSGKGTVSSRIAQSFGLKHLSSGDLLRAKIEAKTDLGLLMKSCIDQGQLVPDDVISRLILSSLSSIGQSSWLLDGFPRTVSQAEALDSVCDVDTVINLNVPFHTIRERLTSRWVHLPSGRVYNIDFNPPKKPGLDDVTGEPLLQRDDDTPETVTRRLKDYERQTQPVLEYYRSKGVLETFTGTETNKIWPHVHAFLTRKIPGNQQALGKA